A segment of the Granulicella aggregans genome:
GTTCGCCACACGCCCCGGAGCGCCAGGACAAAGATCCTCCCCAGGCTCTTCAACGGCCGGTCCGAGACCCGTGAATCTCCCCATCCCAGCCATGTGTCGGCACGGGAGTAGAGCACCATCGTCAGCGCTTCTTCTTCGAGGATCGTCAAGGAATCGAACTGCGCCCGCATGACGCCATCCGAAATGTCGATCACGGTGGCCGGCAGCCCGGCTTCTCCATCCAGCACCGGAAAGATCAACTGCACCGGATCTCCATTTTCCACATTGAGCGCGTAGTCGATTTTTAGCAGGACGCCGCTGTTCGAGATATCCGCCGTCAGTCCCTCTTCGAGGGTGCCATCGGCGAACAACACGTCAACCGGAACCGCCATCCTGAGACGGACTGTAGACCGCCGCTGATGGCTCTCCCACGCAACCGACGCGCACACTCCAAGGATCACCAGGTTGAAGAGCACCCAAAGCATATTCATGAGGACGGTGCCCGGATTGTCCCCGCGATGCAACCAGAGCAGCGGCTGCCAGGGAATCCGAACCATGCGCGCCGCTCCGAAGACCAGTCCCATCAACTGAAAGGCCATCAAGAGCAGGATTGGGATCGCGGTCTTTCCGTCGAAGTAACTTCGCTCGAACTGGCCCCCTTTCGAAGTCACATGGAACCCGCCGGCCTTCGGCCTCAATAACGCGATCAGTGTGGGGATCAGAATGTAGGGGGCGAGGATCGTCTCGTAGATCTCGTTCCAGAAGGGGTGACGGTGCTGGCCCTGGATGCGCGAGTTCACGACGCTCGACAAAAGAAGATGCGGAAGAGCGAAGGCCAGGATCGCCGGCCAGGAACCGGGGAGTATGACGCGGCCGAAGATCAGAAACGCCAAAGGCGCGACCAGGAAGATCAGCCGCGGCAATGCGTAAAGAAAGTGGAACATGGAGTTGAAGTAGCACAGCCTCTGCGCGAAGGTAAGACCTCGCGCGAAGAGTGGATTGTCGATCCGGAAGATCTGAATCATCCCTCGCGCCCATCGAATGCGCTGCTTCACATGCCCATCGAGGCTCTCGGTTGCAAGCCCCGCTGCCTGCGGAATGTTGACGTACGCCGTATTCCATCCTGCCATCTGCATGCGAAGCGATGTGTGCACGTCTTCGGTCAGCGTCTCCGGCGCAAACCCTCCCAACTCATCCAGTACAGACCGCCTCAACACCGCACAGGAGCCGCAGAATAACGTCGCGTTCCAGAAGTCGTTGCCATCCTGCAGGATTCCATAGAACAGCTCGCCCTCATTCGGAATCCTGCGAAACTGGCCAAGATTGCGATCGAAGGGATCAGGCGAGTAAAGATGCTGCGGTGTCTGCAGCATGCCGAGCCGCTCATCGCGGAGAAACCATCCCAGGGTCATCTGCAGGAAGCTGCGGGTTGGCACATGGTCGCAATCGAAGACGGCGACGAACGGCGCGGAGAGCTGCTTCAACGCGGAGTTCAGGTTGCCTGCCTTGGCGTGCTCGTTGCCCTCGCGCGTGATGTAGCCGATGCCGGCGTCTTCGGCGAACTTGCGGAACTCCTCTCGATCGCCATCGTCGAGGATGTAGACATTCAATTTATCCGCGGGCCAGTCGATGTTCATCGCCGCAAGCGCCGTGTAACGGACGATGCTCAGCGGCTCGTTGAACGTCGGAATCAGCAGGTCCACGCGGGGCCAGTCGCCAGGATCATCCGGCAGCGGGACCGTTGTCCGGCGCAGCGGCCACAACGTCTGCATATAGCCGAGAAGCAGCGTCACCGCGGCATAGCTTTCGGCGAGCAGAAGCGCCACAACGAAGGCCGCCGGCAACCATTCCACCTTGCTCCTGGTCGCGTGGAGATGGCTACTCGTCAAGTAGCTAAACGTCGTGGTGACCCGCCAGTAGCCATAGCGGAAGGTCGAGTAGATCGAGAGGAAGATGAGCGTGAGCGTGACCAGATACGAAGTGGAACCTCGATCCATCCACATCGCGAGCAACGCCGTTACCACACCCAGCAGGGCCTGTTGGCGCCAGTCCAGATGGTAGCCGACTGCGAAGGCGAGAAAGCAGACCCCGGCCAGGAGAGTGACAAACCTCAGGAAACGTACCAACGGGCCTGGCGTGGAGTCCGCCGCCTCGCTGGCCTCGCCCAGGATCATTGCTCGCTCCAGCGCTGATTGCGGAAGCCGACGGAGACCGGGGCGGAGACGCTGCGCAGCCAGTTCGCCACACGCATATAGTCTTCGGCGATCGCGGAACCAGGATCGTAGTCCACGATGGTCATGCCCTCGGCCAACGCCTCGCCCACGGCCGGAGACCGGCGAATCACAAAGGGCAGGAGACGTTCGCCAAGCTGCTGCTTGAGCACCTCACGAATGTCGAGATGCAGCGGCAGCGAGGTGTCGAACTGGTTCAGGAGATAGACCGGCTGTAGAGGACGCCCCTCAGCGTCGAGCATCGAGCTGAAGAGCTTCTCCACCGCGTCGATGCTAATCACCGAGTTCATATCCGCCATCAGCGGGATCAGGACAGTGGGCTTGAACTGGCTCAGACCCGCAGCCATTCGCGAGCAGTTGACGCTCAGGTCCAGCAGAACGCGATTGGCCCGCTGGCTGTTCTCCAGAAGGTCTTCAAGGATTCCCGTCTGCCCTTCCAGCTCTTCGCTCTCCCGGACGAGGTCGTAGCTGACCAGGTGGATGGGAGCATCGTTGCTGCCGGGTGGAGGAGAGAACGTTCGCACCACACCCGAGACCAATTGGCTCGCTCCAAAGTAAAAGGGCAGCAGGCCGTGAGAGGTCGTGTCGCTCAACAGGACTCTTTCGCCCAGGAACGACAGCGCACGCCCCAGTGTCGCTACGAGACTCGTCTTTCCGGTTCCGCCGGCCAGGGCGTACACGGCCACGATCGGAGCGTGCCGGGTCTCGGACTTCGCCACGAGCCGGTCCGTCGAGCGTTCTGCGTCATGCCGAGCAAAGACCCCGCGAAGAGCGAACCAGCGTGCCGCGATCCTCTCCTTCGAGTGCTCGAGCGGCTCCGCGGATTCCGCAGCGTGGGACGCGACAACGGGACGGTGCCCGGAAGACGGTTGTTTTGGATAGAGCCACGCCGGCCCGGGCACGTCGGGTGCCCATCCGGGCGAACCAGCAGCCCGCGCTGTCCTTGAGTCCGGGGCGTTCTTCGCCGGTATCACGGCTGTAGGCGGGACAGTGGAAGCAACAGAGGCCTTCGTCTCCGGGTCATCGTGCTTGACGGGTGCTGCTTCGAAGAGCTCGCTCATGGCATGAGCGTTAATCTCGTAGGGTGTCTCAAGCTCACTCGCAATCCGCGACACCGATATCTCGGCAGCTTCAGTGGGCTCCGTCGCCTCCTGTGGAAGCTGCGGAATCTGGCGCACCACCTCGGCGTTGGAGTCTCCCTGCTTCCGAGCAGGCGCGTGGGCCCCTCCCGCACCGTTCCCGTTTACCGCTTCAACTTGCCGTTCAGGCGCACGGTGAACGGCGCGCGTTGCCGGAGCCAGAGGGAACGCTGGCGGTTTCGGCTGCGGCGATGAGTCAGTTGACGCACCCCAAGCGGTATCCCGCAGATCGCCATCAAACTCGACTACCGGGTGGCTCTCTCGTCTTGCTCTGTCGGAAAACTCCTCCTCGTCCTCGACCCAACGCGAAGAGTAAGGATCCTCGATCTTTCCGGGAATCGTCACACCAGCACCGTTCCCGGATAAACTGCGGGTCCTGATTCCAGCCTCGGCGTAGCGCGCTGCCTGGCGTATCGCGGAGGCCTGGGCGACTGCGATCTCTTCCTGCTCCCGGCCTGCCATGGACTGCGCCAGGGCGGCAGCTTCGGCCCGTCGCGCGGCCTCCTCGCGCTCCGCGGCGGCCTTCCTTGCCTGGTGCGCGGCGGCACGCAACGAGGCGTGCTTGACCTGCTCATCCTGATCGAGCCCACCCGGGCGGCTTCCAACCGAGTCTTTCCAGGCGTGCCCACCGAGTTCATGCGACTGGAGGCGGGCCTGGGACGCCTGCTTCGCCGCAAGCTTGGCTGCGGCCGCGTCTGCCTCGGCATGCGCCGCCGCAGCTTCCGCCTCGGCCTGTTTCGCTGCCGCCTCTGCCTCGGACTGCGCGCGCAGTTCGGCGAGTCTCAGTTGCTCCGCGGCGCGCTGACGCATCTGTGCGCGATGCTCACGCCGGTTAGCGGAGAAGTCGCGGTACTTGGCCCCTTGCAAATTCGCCCACGAATACAGAATGGCGACGTCTTCAGGGACCTCAGAGGCATAGTCTTCAGCCAGGTCTTCGAAGTCTTCGAGCGGATGCATCTCCATCTTGCCCCGTTCCACCAATCTTGAAAATTCTTTTTGTCCGCTTTGGCAGGCATCTACATCGCCGCAAGGATGCCCTGCTGTATAAGTCAGGCTAACGGCGGGGTCAGGCCAAGTCAATGCAACCGCACTGCGACTAACGTGTAATGAACACGCGGAAAATATTGCATTCGGGCATCGCTTGGGTCAGAAGGAAAAAGGTGTCTCGAAACGAGACATGGAGCCGGAAAGGTTCTTCTCCACGCCCGGTGTGCTACCGTAAAAGAGTGGTCTGAGAGCGTAGCTCAGTTGGTAGAGCATCGCCCTTTTAAGGCGTTGGTCCTGGGTTCGAGCCCCAGCGCTCTCACCATCTCCCTCAAATCTGGATATCCTGGCGACAGCTTACGCTGAGGGCTTGTCCGGCACCGGCTGAGACGTGCAGAAGTCCTCCAGAAACCTCTCTCCGTAGGACTCCAGCAGCGCTTCTACGCGCTCTGCAGACGCGGACTTCACCATCAGGCCTGCGTGGTGGTGCTTCTTCATTCTTCGAACGATCTCCGGATCGGTATATCCGCTCAGGTCCGGCTCCTCCTGCTTCGCCAGGCAGATCACGTTGCCCGCAAAGTCGTCTCGTGTCGTAGGCAGCGTGTACTCCATCTTTAGGAGCGTCGCCACTTCGATCCGCGCCCACTCAATCCATGGATTGATGGCCTTCGAAGCCTCGACCATCTCCGCGATGTAAGCGCCGCCGACCCGCGCCGCCGTCTCGAGGAAGTAGAACCTCCCATCTGCCTTCGACTTAATGAACTCCGTATGTGTCACGCCGGAGTACATCCCCAACGCCTTCAGCGTTGCCGCATGGATCGCCACAAGGCCCTTCGCGTCCTCTGACGACGGATGCAGCGACCGCGTCGTGAAGACTCCTCCCTTGTGCATCGTCTGCATCGGGGGATGGCCGTACTTGTGCGGAGCGGCGAAGAGGACCTCCCCCTTCCAGCTCACGCCTTCAACATGATAGACCTCGCCTGCGACAAATCGCTCAAGCACATAGTGACTTTGGAGATCGCCGAGCTGATCGAGAATGGGCCATAGTTCATCGGCATTTTCAATGGGCTTGATGCCGATCGCCGAGGCGTTCGTCCTCGGCTTCAGCAGCCAGGGCCCAGGAACCGCAGCCATGTACGCTCGCACGTCGTCGTAGTTGAAGACGCCGGTAAACTCCGGCACGGCGACTCCATAGGCCCGCGCTTGCACCCGCATCGCCAGCTTGTCGCGAAAGAACCGCGTCGCCGTCTCGCCCATGCCGGGCAGCCGCATGTGTTCGCGCAGCAAGGCCGCGACTTCGAGGTCGAACTCATCGAGAGCGACGATGCGCTCAAATCGGCGGCTCCGAGCCAGGTAGCAAACAGTGTTCAGGACCTGCCCAGGCGTAAGCCCCTCGGGCATCGTGATCAGTTCGTTCAAGGACTCGTGCGGCCAGTTGGCGTTCGCCAGCTTATCCACCGTCAGCAGCGTAACAGCACAGCCAAGGCGCGCAGCCTCTTTGAGAAACGCCTGTCCTTTTTCATACGTGCTGATACACAAGATCCCCGGCGCTTCACTCATCCCCACCTCCTAAATTCATCTCAACTTGCAACGGCGAACGTCCACCTTAGAACGCCTCACCCAACCGGCTCTACTCCAAACGTCTTACGCACTCCCTCTTCCAGCGGAGTAAAACTCTCCTCGTACCCCGCCTCGCGCAAACCTGCTGTGTCCGCCTCGGTGAAGTGCTGATACCTATCCTTCAGATCTCCCGGAAACGGGATGTACTCGATCTGTCCCGGCCCATGTACCTGCATCAGCGCATTCGCCACGGCTTTGAAGGTCCGTGCCTCACCGGTCCCTGCGTTCACGATAGCCTTTACGGGACGCTTCGGGCTCTCCGGCAGCAGCCCGCCAAAGAACCGGTTGATCCGCGCCAAGTCATCGACGAAGACAAAGTCCCGGCGCTGCTCTCCATTCGCATAACCGCCCGAGCCCTCGAACATCCGTATCGTACCCGACTCCTTCAACTGCTTCGTGAAGTGATGGATCACGCTCGCCATGCGGCCCTTGTGCTGCTCACGTGGCCCATAGACGTTGAAGTACCGCAGCCCGACTACGGTGCTCTGAAACTGCGGCGCGAGTCGTCTTACAAAGTCATCGAAGACGAGCTTTGAATAGCCGTAGATATTAAGCGGCCGCTCGTTCTTCGCTACCGGCGCGAACTCCAGGCTTGCTCCGTACACCGCCGCCGTCGAGGCATAGACAAACGGCACCCGCCGCTCTACCGCGAAGCGCAGCAGCTCCTTCGAGTAGGTGAAGTTGTTGTCCATCATGTAGCGGCCATCGTCTTCGAGCGTATTCGAGCAGGCACCCTGGTGCAGGATCGCCCGCACCTTTACGCCCTCGAACTCGCCAGCCTTCAGCGCCGCGCGGAACTCATGCTTGTCCATGTAGTCCATGAACTTCGCGCCGTGCAGATTGAGAAACTTCGGCCCGCTCAGGTTTGCGGCAGGAGCGAAGTTGTCCACCAGCAGAATCTCCCGTTCGCCCGCCACATTGAGTTGATGAATCAGGTTGCTGCCAATAAACCCGGCGCCGCCGGTGACGATGATCAACGCAACACCTCGACCATCTCGTTCTGCTTCGTCCCTTCGGCCATCTTCCTTACGATGTTCGTCGTCGAGAATCCCTCGACCGTCGGCACAATCTCCACCCGGCCACCCGAGGCGATCACGTCCTCGTGGCCCACCACCGTCTCCACTGAGTAATCTCCGCCCTTCACCAGGACGTTCGGCTTCAGCGCGCGGATCAACTCCAGCGGCGTGTCCTCGTCGAAGAGCACCACCGCGTCTACCGCAGCCAGTGCGGACATCACTCTCGCCCGCTCCCGCTCGCCCACAATCGGTCGCGAAGGCCCTTTCAAACGTGACACGGACGCATCGGTATTCAGGCCAAGGATGAGCTTCGAGCCAAAGCGCCTGCAGTCTTCCAGCAGCGTGATGTGTCCCACGTGCAGCAGATCGAAGCAGCCGTTCGTGAAGACGATCGTGTCTCCCGCCGCGCGCCACTCCGCGACACGTTTCGTAACGCGCTCCAGGTCGACAACCTTGTCGCCCGCCGCAGTGCGCGAACTCGGCGTCAGCGCCGCGATCAGTTCATGCCGGGCCACCGGCACCGTTCCTACCTTCGCCACTACGATCCCCGCTGCAAGATTCGCAAGCTCAACAGCCGTCCGAACCGTTAGCCCACCCGCAACCCCTGCCGCCAGCGTCGCGATCACCGTATCGCCCGCTCCCGAGACATCGAAGACCTCCCGCGCCCGCGCCGGCGAGTGATAGCTCCCGCCCGGCTCAACCACGGTGATTCCCTTCTCGCTCATCGTGACCGTCAGGAAGCTCAGATCATGCTCCGTCAGGAGATTCTTCGACGCAGCGATCAGCTCGTCCGTCTTGTGCGCCGGCACTCCGGTCGCCAGCGACAGCTCCTTCAAATTAGGGCACACCGTGGTCGCGCCCGAGTACTTGCTGAAGTCCGGCGTCTTCGGGTCGACGAAGACTGGAACTCCTGCAGCCTTCGCAGCCCGAATGACCGCCTCGCACAGCCCCGGCGTCAGAGCGCCTTTGGCGTAGTCCGACAGGATGACGGCGCTCATCTTCCCCACAAGCCCGACGACGCGTTCCAGAAGGCGTTCGTTCTCCACCTCGGGACGGTCTTCCTGGCTCTCGATGTCCAGCCGCAGAAGCTGTTGCACCCGGCCCACGATGCGGGTCTTTGAGATCGTCGGCAAGGTTCCGGAGACTACGCCTAGCGTGTCGACTCCACCCTGCTTCAGGATCGCCGCCAGTTCGTTCTTTTCACCGTCATCGCCCCAGAACCCGGCAAGATATGTCTGGCACCCCAGACCGGCGAGGTTCATCGCAACGTTTGCCGCGCCACCGGCCCGCTCATACCGTCGAGCATGTCGCAGCACCGGAACAGGCGCTTCGGGAGAGATGCGGTCCACCTCGCCGAAGATGTACCGATCAAGCATCAGATCGCCGACGACGAGTATCTTCAGCCGGCCAAAACCACCTTCAAGTAGATCCAGAATTGCGGAGAGTTCAGGCAACATTTCCGTCGAGTCTACCACTCCAGCCTGCTCAGCTTTTTCCCAGAACGTCTCTCACCGCAGCCATCACCTCGGCCACCGTGATCGACGTGATGCACTTTTTGCGCTCGACGACGCACGTCTCGAGGCCACATCCCCAGCAATCCACCTGGTGATAGATCACCTTGTGTTGGCGGCCATACGGGAACCACACCCGGGGTCTGTTCCGAGCCGCGAAGATCGCCACGCAGGGCGTCTGGACTGCTGCGGCAAGGTGCATCGGCCCGCTGTCGTGACCAAGGAACATCCTTGCCCGCTCAAAGACCGCCGCACTCTCGCGAGGTGTCAGTTTTCCGCACAGATTGATCGTCAACGTTCCGCCAGCCTCAAGCCATCCCGCTGCAGCGGCCTCGCTCGCGGCAAACTCCTCCGCAGCGCCGCACAGCACCAACGCATGACCCTTCGCCGCTACCGCCAACTCGCGCAGGAGATTGCGCCAGTTCTCCGCGCCCCAGTCCTTCGACTGCACCTTAGTCCCCACGCTGACAGCGATCACCGGCATCTCCCCGGCCGCTGCTAACGCCTCTCGCGCACGCGCACGCTCGACCTCCGTCAACCGCAGGTCCCAGCTCTCCGGGTCATCGACCAGACCATCGCCTAACTCGCTGAGATTCCGCGCCAGTCGGCTCGCCTCGGGTTCGAGTCCACCCTCTCCCGGAAGGTTCTCCTGCATCGGCCTCGTCAGCGGAACTCCAACCTGCGACCGAATTCCGCATAGCGAGAAAAAACGGCTGTCCCGCACCACCGCTGCTTCGCTTCGAAACGCTGCCAGGTAGACGACCACCTGTGGCCGCCAGCGCGCCAGCTGCCACCATAACGAAGCCAGCTCGCGCAGGCTCCTCGTTCCCACCTTGTAGCTTAGGTAGCCGTGTACCAGCCCGGTCCCACGAAGAATCGCCTCCGCCGCAGGTGCCTTCGAGTTCACCGGGATGTTCGTCAGCATCCGCCGCTCGGCGTTCGGATACGCCCGCTCCACCAGATGAAGCGCGGGCAACGCCACGACCGTATCGCCAAGACTGCCCAGCCTGTAGATCAACACGCGCTTCTTCGATTCGTTCGCCAATGTACTCAAGTTATTCAGTTTGCTTGATTGCGGCGCTTCGCGGCAACTCGCGCCCATCACGCTCGCTCGCCCAATCCTGATACAGTTTTGTTGCGGACATATTGGCCAAAGCCCGCAATTCAACTCCGATCGGTTCCTAAATAGCGGTTCAAGACTAAAAAATATGATCGATGCAACTGAGATAACCCGGACCCAGGATCGCGCTACGCTCCTCTGGCATGATCATGCGTCCCACTTCGAAGTCGGCGACTATCATCTTTCGTTGCCGGACGAAGAAGCTGGAACAACCATCCCCCCTGACGGCATCATGGCATCGATCGTCGCCCAGCACCGCGCGAACTTCGACCTCTGGCACCAGGAAGATCTGGCCCGCGACGCCAGCGCAACGGCCGAGAACATCGCCACGGTCAAGCACGCCATCGACCTGCTCAACCAGAACCGGAACGACCTGGTCGAGACGATCGACCAGACGTTGCTCTGCGCGGTGCCTCAGGAGCACAAGGACGCGCCGCTGAACTCCGAGCCGCCCGGCCTGATCATCGACCGCCTTAGCATTCTTTCGCTGAAGATCTATCACACCCGCGAGGAGGCCCAGCGCGAGACCGCCACCGACGCGCACCGATTCCGCAATCTTGCCCGCCTCAACATCCTGGAAGAGCAGCGCTCGGACCTTGCCTGTTGTCTCGACACCCTATGGAAACAGGTTCTTGCGGGCGAACGTCGTTTTAAGCTTTACCGGCAGATGAAGATGTACAACGACCCACAGCTCAATCCTGTCCTCTACGGCGGACCGGGAGTGTATAAGGGTTGTTGACCGCGCACCCTCTTCTGCGTATAAAACCGGAACGGGCTCGCGCACGTTATACAACCAGCTGCCGGGAGCTTTCCCGCGACGGGTTGAACAAACAAACGGATTCAGTCATCATGCTGGCTGTGGAAGTACAAGAAGGAAGAATAGGAAGAGCATGACCCAAGGGAAGTCGGCAAACACCCTTAATGCCAAGCGTGCTCCGAGAACGCTTGCTGGAACCTTGCCAGCGGCGCAGGACGACTCGCGCAATCGCTCGCTCGCGCACTATGAGTCCGCCCTGCGCTTGATGCAGACCGGCAAGTACGAGGC
Coding sequences within it:
- the hldE gene encoding bifunctional D-glycero-beta-D-manno-heptose-7-phosphate kinase/D-glycero-beta-D-manno-heptose 1-phosphate adenylyltransferase HldE, which codes for MLPELSAILDLLEGGFGRLKILVVGDLMLDRYIFGEVDRISPEAPVPVLRHARRYERAGGAANVAMNLAGLGCQTYLAGFWGDDGEKNELAAILKQGGVDTLGVVSGTLPTISKTRIVGRVQQLLRLDIESQEDRPEVENERLLERVVGLVGKMSAVILSDYAKGALTPGLCEAVIRAAKAAGVPVFVDPKTPDFSKYSGATTVCPNLKELSLATGVPAHKTDELIAASKNLLTEHDLSFLTVTMSEKGITVVEPGGSYHSPARAREVFDVSGAGDTVIATLAAGVAGGLTVRTAVELANLAAGIVVAKVGTVPVARHELIAALTPSSRTAAGDKVVDLERVTKRVAEWRAAGDTIVFTNGCFDLLHVGHITLLEDCRRFGSKLILGLNTDASVSRLKGPSRPIVGERERARVMSALAAVDAVVLFDEDTPLELIRALKPNVLVKGGDYSVETVVGHEDVIASGGRVEIVPTVEGFSTTNIVRKMAEGTKQNEMVEVLR
- the rfaD gene encoding ADP-glyceromanno-heptose 6-epimerase; translation: MIIVTGGAGFIGSNLIHQLNVAGEREILLVDNFAPAANLSGPKFLNLHGAKFMDYMDKHEFRAALKAGEFEGVKVRAILHQGACSNTLEDDGRYMMDNNFTYSKELLRFAVERRVPFVYASTAAVYGASLEFAPVAKNERPLNIYGYSKLVFDDFVRRLAPQFQSTVVGLRYFNVYGPREQHKGRMASVIHHFTKQLKESGTIRMFEGSGGYANGEQRRDFVFVDDLARINRFFGGLLPESPKRPVKAIVNAGTGEARTFKAVANALMQVHGPGQIEYIPFPGDLKDRYQHFTEADTAGLREAGYEESFTPLEEGVRKTFGVEPVG
- a CDS encoding cellulose synthase operon protein YhjQ/BcsQ; translated protein: MEMHPLEDFEDLAEDYASEVPEDVAILYSWANLQGAKYRDFSANRREHRAQMRQRAAEQLRLAELRAQSEAEAAAKQAEAEAAAAHAEADAAAAKLAAKQASQARLQSHELGGHAWKDSVGSRPGGLDQDEQVKHASLRAAAHQARKAAAEREEAARRAEAAALAQSMAGREQEEIAVAQASAIRQAARYAEAGIRTRSLSGNGAGVTIPGKIEDPYSSRWVEDEEEFSDRARRESHPVVEFDGDLRDTAWGASTDSSPQPKPPAFPLAPATRAVHRAPERQVEAVNGNGAGGAHAPARKQGDSNAEVVRQIPQLPQEATEPTEAAEISVSRIASELETPYEINAHAMSELFEAAPVKHDDPETKASVASTVPPTAVIPAKNAPDSRTARAAGSPGWAPDVPGPAWLYPKQPSSGHRPVVASHAAESAEPLEHSKERIAARWFALRGVFARHDAERSTDRLVAKSETRHAPIVAVYALAGGTGKTSLVATLGRALSFLGERVLLSDTTSHGLLPFYFGASQLVSGVVRTFSPPPGSNDAPIHLVSYDLVRESEELEGQTGILEDLLENSQRANRVLLDLSVNCSRMAAGLSQFKPTVLIPLMADMNSVISIDAVEKLFSSMLDAEGRPLQPVYLLNQFDTSLPLHLDIREVLKQQLGERLLPFVIRRSPAVGEALAEGMTIVDYDPGSAIAEDYMRVANWLRSVSAPVSVGFRNQRWSEQ
- a CDS encoding ATP-grasp domain-containing protein; the encoded protein is MSEAPGILCISTYEKGQAFLKEAARLGCAVTLLTVDKLANANWPHESLNELITMPEGLTPGQVLNTVCYLARSRRFERIVALDEFDLEVAALLREHMRLPGMGETATRFFRDKLAMRVQARAYGVAVPEFTGVFNYDDVRAYMAAVPGPWLLKPRTNASAIGIKPIENADELWPILDQLGDLQSHYVLERFVAGEVYHVEGVSWKGEVLFAAPHKYGHPPMQTMHKGGVFTTRSLHPSSEDAKGLVAIHAATLKALGMYSGVTHTEFIKSKADGRFYFLETAARVGGAYIAEMVEASKAINPWIEWARIEVATLLKMEYTLPTTRDDFAGNVICLAKQEEPDLSGYTDPEIVRRMKKHHHAGLMVKSASAERVEALLESYGERFLEDFCTSQPVPDKPSA
- the bcsA gene encoding UDP-forming cellulose synthase catalytic subunit — translated: MILGEASEAADSTPGPLVRFLRFVTLLAGVCFLAFAVGYHLDWRQQALLGVVTALLAMWMDRGSTSYLVTLTLIFLSIYSTFRYGYWRVTTTFSYLTSSHLHATRSKVEWLPAAFVVALLLAESYAAVTLLLGYMQTLWPLRRTTVPLPDDPGDWPRVDLLIPTFNEPLSIVRYTALAAMNIDWPADKLNVYILDDGDREEFRKFAEDAGIGYITREGNEHAKAGNLNSALKQLSAPFVAVFDCDHVPTRSFLQMTLGWFLRDERLGMLQTPQHLYSPDPFDRNLGQFRRIPNEGELFYGILQDGNDFWNATLFCGSCAVLRRSVLDELGGFAPETLTEDVHTSLRMQMAGWNTAYVNIPQAAGLATESLDGHVKQRIRWARGMIQIFRIDNPLFARGLTFAQRLCYFNSMFHFLYALPRLIFLVAPLAFLIFGRVILPGSWPAILAFALPHLLLSSVVNSRIQGQHRHPFWNEIYETILAPYILIPTLIALLRPKAGGFHVTSKGGQFERSYFDGKTAIPILLLMAFQLMGLVFGAARMVRIPWQPLLWLHRGDNPGTVLMNMLWVLFNLVILGVCASVAWESHQRRSTVRLRMAVPVDVLFADGTLEEGLTADISNSGVLLKIDYALNVENGDPVQLIFPVLDGEAGLPATVIDISDGVMRAQFDSLTILEEEALTMVLYSRADTWLGWGDSRVSDRPLKSLGRIFVLALRGVWRTLDAAWAVVEPPDNPKLAAGAVQAFVLVAVFLGLTAAAAQFHSSHLKRVEAVPVYQAEAEAASDRRKPSGAVPAPNASKPSSVSQEASVAPDDLAKLPEPFLDSAARVNPEISLVFLSEPSQEALKAAGIIASWLAVEAGKRPVRYSVTFGKIPTGNAILVVENESDLPPSLHIDGASGPAAAMRTNPENPSSKLLVVSGSNGAEAVDAARSLAMQGRALKGDHVQFSRLPNLDPDPDNINCCLQSDENAPWTALPDLQLFATTGFPFIQKAGLSETTVVLPASITPEVMEVYLTILGRLGVQAGHPLLNVDVSGPDGLKGEGKRDLLVLAVGADQPAVDALNSSLPVAIDGDGLHPRDPQGFFAPVRHAWWRLRDWENGDSGKLDTSGRLPEAVIEGAEWPAGSGRSVVVVSVRDKQSAARLLAAYPDPSKASEITGSVSVLDGGKFTSYRIGDEVYYNGSRSPWMATRLILAAFPWLLILAVTAVSVVMAGMVRTMLRQKAKERLLVAA
- a CDS encoding glycosyltransferase family 9 protein; protein product: MANESKKRVLIYRLGSLGDTVVALPALHLVERAYPNAERRMLTNIPVNSKAPAAEAILRGTGLVHGYLSYKVGTRSLRELASLWWQLARWRPQVVVYLAAFRSEAAVVRDSRFFSLCGIRSQVGVPLTRPMQENLPGEGGLEPEASRLARNLSELGDGLVDDPESWDLRLTEVERARAREALAAAGEMPVIAVSVGTKVQSKDWGAENWRNLLRELAVAAKGHALVLCGAAEEFAASEAAAAGWLEAGGTLTINLCGKLTPRESAAVFERARMFLGHDSGPMHLAAAVQTPCVAIFAARNRPRVWFPYGRQHKVIYHQVDCWGCGLETCVVERKKCITSITVAEVMAAVRDVLGKS
- a CDS encoding DUF4254 domain-containing protein, producing MIDATEITRTQDRATLLWHDHASHFEVGDYHLSLPDEEAGTTIPPDGIMASIVAQHRANFDLWHQEDLARDASATAENIATVKHAIDLLNQNRNDLVETIDQTLLCAVPQEHKDAPLNSEPPGLIIDRLSILSLKIYHTREEAQRETATDAHRFRNLARLNILEEQRSDLACCLDTLWKQVLAGERRFKLYRQMKMYNDPQLNPVLYGGPGVYKGC